The Gossypium hirsutum isolate 1008001.06 chromosome A13, Gossypium_hirsutum_v2.1, whole genome shotgun sequence nucleotide sequence aatatatagtatatgaaattttttctatataacattattattttttacttttatatatataagaataaaatgatattatcaaaatcatgcaaacataaaagaaaaaaatagataaagaCAATCACTTATCTCTATTTATTATAGATGAGATTTTTGGGTCATTCGAATGTACCAATTCATGAAGGATTCTACAGGAGAATTACAGTAGATAAATTGTCCGTTTCTGTATGCCTATAAAATGATTTGCATGGTGTTCAAAAGCGAGGCTATTTCTCGCTACTATTTTATATTAagtgttaaattatattttattttttttattttaaaaattaaataaattgactctaatataaaaatttattctaaattaatttattttttaatctaatatctaaaaattaattttttatttttttgagtagAATCCGAGAGGCGGTGGATTCCAAATATTGACCCTTCAATTAATCATGTTGTAATGGATGGAGGGTCGATGGTTGATTTCACAGTTCGAGAGACTGTGGATGAAAATAGCAATTGGAAATGACATTTGTTTGGCCATTTAATCTCCTCCTAGGACTATGGTGGTAGTGATAAGTGTTGTTGGTGTTAGACACTTCGGGTTAGTTTACTATTAAGATTAAAAGGTTCTAtgaaaaaatagttttttaaaaatatttttaaaaaatttgattgtGTTTATCGttactttaaaaaaatgtttttaaaggataaaaagttaaattaaaagatttaaaGGATAAAAATGTAACTTTATTGAAAAATACTTTTCCCAAAGCTAAAAGATAAAGAATTTCAACTTTTAAACTTggattaaaatttctatttaaaattaCAGTTTGATTTGATAAGATCCTTTTCAGCTTTCTTTTAACGGCGGGGTTCAATCTAAGAGATGATATTTGTTCCTTTCTGTGGAAGTTTAGAGGTCCTAAAAGTCAAAGGGTACGAAACTTGCTGTGAGTAGTTGTCAATGACCGAATTTTGACCAATGTGGAGCAATGCAGGAGGGGGTTGATTGATAGCCTCGTTTGCTGATCATGTGGTGAGGAGACCGAAAGCAGTATACGTTCCATGAAAGATTGCAGTGCTGGTAGCAGTATCATTACTGTTGAAGAACGCACAAGGTTTGCTTCGCTTTCTATCTAATTCGTTGATTGATGACATCCCTTGCTGCGTCCATCCCAcatattttgggtttttttaataaaaaaaaaagtattgaattgaaattttaaatttagtcatttaaagaaataaaaatctatttaaatttcattatcaTATAAAACTGTATAatgcataattttaaaaaaatattataaatttgaaaatgagttCAACTAGACACaaactttgaataataaaatttaagataaattttcaaatttttacaaataatttaatttttgaataggTTTAATTCACattgtataaataaaatttatttattgtttatttccCAGTTGgtgcaaatttttttttaatttttctaggatttaggtttaatttttaatattagaaaAAATATTATTCGAAAAAGTAATCACGATTCCTAAATGTAGATTATGAAACTGATatgaaaagtaaatatatatatttattaatttttaattttttttatcacacaATATTAAGACCAAAATGAGGACAATTTCTGACTTCCAAAATCGCGGTAATAGAAATAGTAATTTGAAATTCAAAACTCTTGGACGTAAACAGCTATAATAGTGAGTGCGGCGCACTTCTCTTTCACTCTTTGTTTTTTCCTCTTCTGCGACAGTGTGCTGTCTCTCATCTTCTTCTGTTTCGTTTCTAGGGCAAAAGTCAAAAACCTCAAGccacctcttttttttttccccagtttttcttttgcaaaacTCAAATAAGAAGACCCTTTGTCTGTCATTTCTGTTTGGTTTCCTAGAAAATGGCGGAATCAGAGTTAAGCTATGAAGAAATGCGTAAAAGGAGATTGGAAGAGAGCAAGAAGAGGATGGAAGAACTGAATCTCAAAGGCCTCTCGTAGGCTTTGAAGAGCAAGAGCGTCAAGTCATCTCCGGTGagtatgttatattttatgcacactcattatttttattatttatctataaCTTTTTTGAGCTTACAAAATTCAAATCACGCAGGCAAAGCCCCGAACACCTCGGAAACAGGTGGAGTTGACGGCAGTGAGACGGTCTAGTCGTGTTGCTGACAAACCCAAACCGGACTACAAAGACGTAAGTTCTCTCTCTCTCCGTCTCATGACAACGGTCAACAGGATTGGAATTTTTGAAAGGCCCAGTTTttatttcctttgatttttcattAACTTTGTAATAACCTCACCCAATCTAATTTGAATATAAAACTAATCTGAACTAAATATGATTTCAACAGCTAACTCGAAATGGTGTAAACCTAAACTCATCATAACTTCAAATATTGTAGCTTCAATCTCAGATATACTAAACTAGAAATAATTCCAACAATTTAAAAGATTAAGACAATCAAATTTGAAATCAACCCAAAACTCaaaatgatttaaacttgaaatgaTAGGAATTTAAAATGTTTCAAACTTGATCataatttgaaatgttttaaatataCAATGACTCAACCTGAAAGACTGAAGCCTCACACTTAAATAATTTGAACCAAAAACAGTTAGAACTCAAAAATGACCTAATATTGAAACAACCAAATTTGAAATCGACTTAAAATTTAAAGGATGAAATGACAAGAACCTAAATTGAACTGACCAGCTTGAAATGTTTTGAATTTGTAATGACCTGATTGAAAAAACCAAGGCCTTAAGCTTAAATTATGTGAACCTTAAATTATTTTGAGCTTAGAAGTGTTCGAACGGTTAACCATTTCgaattaatattatttgaattaactaaaatttttaatactttaaccgtcaattgaatcaaaatttatatgtttttatttatttttggttaaaacaagtataaaacatataaaaaaatgctCATTTGActgaattaactgaattaaaatTACGTATaaattgtattattaattattaaattcagttaatttggttaattacccgttttcgaaccgaattaattgaatttttaaaaaattattaaccgacctcCGATCGAATTTGATCGGTTAACCAAccaattaaccaaattagatcggTTTGAGAGGTTAATTCAATTTTAGCCGAAATTTGAACACCTCTAGTTGAACTTGGAACCATCCGAATTTGAAACTAACCTAAACCAAAATGATATTTCTAATCCAAAATTAACAAAACCTACCCAATACACAGTTCTGTTTACTATATTGATTGTTAATGTTTCAATGACGACGGCACAACTGGATTTCTGACCCAATTTTCTTCATGGTTGGTATGGCAGGTTCCTCTTGAACCTTTTGAGAGACTCAGAAGGTTAAGCTCCAATcggatttccatatatatattgtgtgtGTGTGAAGATTCTTGCTTTCTCAGATTGTTCCAGTCTTACATATTGTACTAGTGCAGGGGGTACAACCGAGGCCACAGCCACAGAGATCTATTTAATCGAGTTTATGCTTCGGCTGAAGAAAGAGCTTATGCAATTGAAAGAGCAGAACACCTTGAATCTACATTAGATTCTGAGTACCCAAGTTTTGTGAAGCCCATGCTTCAATCACATGTAACTGGAGGGTTTTGGCTAGTAAGATATCTTAGctactctttcatttttcttaGGCTCTTGATTTTTGCACTCCTTCAAAGTAAAGATAAGCCCATGAACTAATATCTTGGAACGTGACATATTGAATAGGCTTACCGAACCAGTTTTGCAAGCAAAACTTGCCTCATCATGACGTGATGGTAACTTTGGTGGATGAGGAAGGAGAGGAGTTTGTAACCAAATACCTTGCAGACAAAACAGGTCTTAGTGGTGGTTGGAGAGGATTTTCAATTGACCATAATCTTGTTGATGGGGATGCTTTAGTATTCCAGCTAGTAGCTCCTACAGAGTTTAAGGTGACCAACACTACTCCCCAAActtcaatttcatgctttaaCATTGATCAGCCACTATAATACTACATATTCTAAATAATTTCTAGCTATGTCCTCAAACATGCCACTTTCGGCTCAAGATCATACTGCAAAAAGCTGTTTTAATTATGTCAACCACTACTGTTCCATAGGTGTATATTATCAGGGCATACGAGTCAGACGACAATGGAGGTGGAGAGGATGAAAAAGGAGGAGAAGATGGAagggaagaagaaaaaagagaagatgaaaaagaagaaaaaagaaaggatggTGACAAAGAGGCAGATGTTGAGCCAGATGTCCAAAACAGAAGATCTAAACGAATCCGTGCAAGTAATTACTTACCACTCCTAAACTTTCAATTTACATAATATATCTGCTACGGATATTTTAGTTCTTTTTCATATATTGTATCTCATATCTATGTTCATATATATTCTGTTTTGTAACTGGTTTTTGCAGGGAAGTGGTAGATCTTCTCCAGCCAAGCCATGAGACAGTACTGATATCTTTTGTTTTCAGTTAAAAAAGAATATGCAGACATTTAGCTGATGATTTTGTATGGTATTTGCTACCTAAgggtgataaaaaaatataagattatcatcttaccattaGCAATGCAATTAACAGTAATTGTCTAAACCTTTATTCAAACCATGTAACCATTTTCATGGAACTTATTATGTTTGAGGATGGTTTCATCATCTTCACATCATAACTTAGCCATTTGCTGTTCAAAGGTTGAATCGATGCAAACCACCACCTGTAATATAGAATGGCATTAGGAGCTTAGTAGTTGATTTGCCTGAATGAGGACCGAGGTTCATAAATGATTTGTGCTCACCTTGCCACTACTTCTACCCGAATGAAGATGCTCAACAGCATCTGGAACAGAATGCAAGCCTAAAAATCTTTTTGGATCTATTGCAACCTATTACGATTGAATGCATGTTAGGAACTTGAATCCCATCAATATTAAGCTATAAAATAATATCTAATGTATTCTAAATTGACAGCAACTTTGTTTACCACTAAGGTTAAAAAGCACTTTTCAATTTATATCATgatttcaaacttaaaaaaaattggtaaacCTTTGATTTTAGCTTTTACCTTCTGAAAAAGTGTTCTCTAATAACAATATgcctaaaataaatgttttatttttaaaaagatacATTTTGATAACAATGGTAAaaattgtcaattttttttaaagtaatttttcTTAACATTTTTCAACCGCTCAGAAGTATTTCTAGCATAAAACAATTAAAAGTACCTTAAGCTTCCCCGAAGAGTAAAGATCAAATTGTCTAGCCAGGTGTTCTTTCCATAAATAGCTATATTGTGGCAGGAAAAAGCCAGCCTGATTACAAAACAGTAAAAGCACAAGATTTCCTCAGTCAAGAAGACTAGATAACCATCTTAAACCAGAACAGCAAGTGTCTTCCGTGAGGATGCCCAAGAAAATGAAGAGTGAGAACAACATAGAATCAAAAGACTGCTTCTAAACAGCTTAAAGTTAGTAATTGACAACAACATACCACAGATTGGCTTTTGGTTAAAAGCTTCTCGACAAGACCAGGATAATTTTTTGGCTTCCACCCATGCTCCCCTTGATACTacatataaaacaaatagtttAATCAGAAGCTTTAAATTGCAAATATGAAGATTGACTACATTGAATTGAGGTAAGTTAATAATTCATTAGGAACAATATTAAGGTTGGGAACATTTAGTTTGATCAATTCTCTGACAATCTACAACTACTATATCCATAGCATGGAGAACCATAGCAAATAATTCAAGCTCCAAAActcaaagaaattaatttaacaaatgaTCTATCTTTAAATTACccaaaaataatcatatttgagcaaaaaaaaaagaaaaaaaagtgcaAACACAACATAAAAGGTACAAAAACTAAAAGCTATGTGTCAAAAGCACAAAGAACTATAGCAAGTTAATTTAGAAATTTGTAAGTTCATTCTGAAAGAAACAACCTGAGAGATCATTCCTATCACAATGAGACGTCCATGGATAGCCAAAGCATTCAAACACATATCAAACATGTCACCACCAACAGATTCGTAGACAATGTCAACTCCTTTAGGAAACTCGTTTTTCAGAACCTGCCAATCCACAAAGTCTTAGATTCCGTCCATTAATTCACGGCAATCAAGATCTTAGTCATGCAAACTGTGCTGTGATCAGAAGTTGGGGCATTGATGATGATTAAAGGATGGCAACTAAGATAGATGTCCATGGAAGAGGTGTTGAGAATAATCTCAGCTGGAAAAGAAATCAAGTAGACTACAATCCCTCTTAATTGGAGTTCAAAATTCAAATGATTGAAGGATATAATATTAGAGATAAGAGATACAGCGTAGCTAATTATTAGAGAATATTAGAATTAATAGTATTGAGAAAAAAACAGCAGCAATTATCTGATCAAATGTTATGCACTAAAAATTATTTGTATCAAACCAATGAAGTTAAGAATCCAATTGGTGCCCCAAATAAAGAAAAGGAGGAAAAAGAAGTTAAGAATTTCAGACATACGGTTTTGATGTCTTCAGTTTTGTAGTCTATGACTCGATCAACCCCCAAATCTTTCAAAAGCCTGGCCTTTTCTTTTCCTCCACAAGTGGCAACAACTTTGTTTCCTGCCAGTTTTGCAAGCTGCACATATAGTtatgattaatatttttgtttactGCCCAAAAAGGGTGGGGTAGGAGTATAcaaaaatgatatatataatgcTAAAGTCATATaacaaatacaaccacaaaataGAGCTACTTGAACTGGAGGAAGAAATTATGATGATCatataaatataaagtatatCTCTGAAGCTATTtccgtaaataaataaatatcaaaagtCAATATGTATAAAACTAAGATAAGCAATTAAGAATAAAACAGAAGTACAATAAGGTAATGATAGAACTCAAAAAGCTGGACTTTATTCAACAAACAATAGGGAAAACATTAAACATGTATCCATAATTATTCCTCCAGATTAAAGTTGGCCACTATTACATAGAGCTTGTACAAATTCAAGTAATATATCGTATTTTAGGACGAACCTGGACTGCAAATTGTCCGGTCCCTCCAGCAGCAGCAGTTACAAGGACAACTTGCCCAGATTCCATCTGACCAAcctataaagtttttttttttaacaaaaaaaagaggGAAACGGAAACACTTTCAGAGAGAAAAATTTTGAATGGAGGACTACAATGTACACCAAGAAAAACATGAAGAAAGATGAGATATGGCAAGAAAAAATAATATGACATAGGATGATGGGTGAAAAGTTCATGAGAGACAAGGGATTGGGGAGAATGGAAAAGTTTACatctaaataagaaaaaatgGAATAATGGACCTTTTCCAATGCGATTGATGCTGTTAATCCTGAAGTAAGCATAGCAACAACTTCTGGATCAGGTCTTCCAATGGGAAGTATGTGCTTTGACGGGACCTAATCATGTTCaacattcaatattttattcacttatcaatttaaatatgatttaagtAGAAAGGcatgtaaaaaaattgaaatagataGATAAAACAAGATGCttataaacataataaataattaaaaaaaaggatatCATACCGTCATGAATTCAGCATAACCTCCATAAACCATGATTGCAGCAGGAGTTCCAACTTCCAAATTACTTACAGAATCTCCAACTGCGGCAATTATTCCCACAGCCTGTAACAGCAAAATAACATGAAGTTAGTTAGACATTTACAAGTTTGGCCAAAAAAAATCTAGATATCACATGCAGtgataatttgaaaaataataaaccaTAAGATATCAACATAATTGAATTATAGTACCAAATGTTGgcatttagttaatatttttccCGCACCTCAAATCCAGCATCAAATGGAAGAAGGGAACTCAGATCTTTCTTGTTTCCTAGGAAATACCTGCCTGAGCTAAAGTTCACCTGTGTGTAGCATGTTATTcaataaaatagatataattacACATTAAAGAGCAGTTATTGATATATAAACCTAATGGAAAAAAGGCAGAAAACAATACAGGAATAAATGATTAATGAATGGATGGTAAGAccaacaaaacaaaaaagaaatcatGATACTTGTTCTCTTTCCTAGGTCCACACCATTAATATCTAGGGGAAAAGATAGAAAAACACAAATGCTTTTTTTAATAGGAAAATGATGATGAATATGAACTTGCCGACCATCTCCCTTCTTACTTTCCCAAGTTTTTCCATCCTATAGATGCAAAGAACCCACAGCCAGTAGTTCCAAGTGATATCTTCTCCCCTAGGCTTGAAGGTGTCCTAAAATTAAAACTTGAAGAAGGAATTCCTTTCTTTCATCCATCTCTTATCTTTCATGTTCTTTCAAAATATCTACAGCCAACCTTTCTTTGTCAATAGATATCCTACATCCTTAAGCTCAATTAACCCTTTTTTTGTTCCACACAATCTAACTGTCAAGAACATGTTAAGATGCCAAGATCTCTCCTTATATCTTCAGtctatatgattttggttatcaTCCAAGCCTCTGCAATCATTTGCACCTCTCTTAAGTAACTTACTTATTGACTCCCCATCCTTTTTCATGCAAGCCATCTAAGCAAGTCGTACACAATCTTTAcacaaaatatttaattaataaaactcCAAATCAAATTAATCATTAAAGGATACTAGAAAACTTACATCACTTGCGTTTACCCCAGCATAAATGATTTTCAGAAGGACGTGCCCTGATTCAATTGGTAGTTTCAATGGTGTACGTACTATGTGGGTAGCATCACGAAAATtgtgagtcaatttatgcacaACTCTGGATAGGGAGAGAAAAAAAGGCAGCACTCAGCAGCTACAAGAAACCAATAAACATCCTACCTTTTATGTTATTAGCAACTGATACAAAATAAAGTTGAccagaaaatatttataaatgctTGCTTCTGAGTTGAGAGTTTGAGATTAATGAGCAGATGCAGAActagaaacaaaaaagaaaattgatgTTAAGAAAGTATTGTATTAGTTAATTGACCAGGGCCTAGGCCATAAATGCTGTAAAAGCGGCAGACGGTACATAGTTAATTAGAGCCCCTCATTGTTTTCCCTACAGAGGCAAATTTAGCAGTTCACCCTGTATACATTTTCGGAAATATGCAGAAACTATTTATTGTATGTCACTTGCCCATCTGTTTCTACCCAAGTATTTAATATAATACACTTCACCCATCCAactatcttttttctttcttatcggttttctatctatttttctttttctttttttttttttgtgctcTGCTATTTGATTAGGCAGGCTTCTAAAATGAGGAGATACAAGATTTCTGGATTCACTGGAGGAAATGGTTAGAATTTCTGCCTATTGGCATTTGAGGACGACAGGAAATAaccttttaagttttttttcttttatcacaAGAATGTTTCAGAATAAACATCCCATTAAGTGATTTGAGTTCACAAGTTTGACAAACAACTGGGTTACTTAAAAGTGGAAGGTTTTGGCAGCTGCCTCTATTGAGGCAGATCTTGACACAAACGAGGTAATTGAGTTAAAAAATGTCAGCTGAATAAAAGCTTTTAGATTCA carries:
- the LOC121212202 gene encoding probable quinone oxidoreductase isoform X3, which produces MELKPGLSALVTGGASGIGKALCLALAAKGIFVTIVDFSEEKGKEVASLVEIENSKFHQNLGFPSAIFVKCDVTSLTLFWKDQTDGTKTWKHTINVNLVAVIDCTRLAIKSMQALQKPGVIINMGSSAGLYPMYIDPIYSATKGGVVMFTRSLAPYRRQGIRVNVLCPEFVQTEMGEKAGAKYITLLGGYVQMENVVKGAFDLIMDESRAGSCLWITNRRGMEYWPGPAEEAKYLVLSSSSSRRKISFRAPLGAQLPQSFEKVVVHKLTHNFRDATHIVRTPLKLPIESGHVLLKIIYAGVNASDVNFSSGRYFLGNKKDLSSLLPFDAGFEAVGIIAAVGDSVSNLEVGTPAAIMVYGGYAEFMTVPSKHILPIGRPDPEVVAMLTSGLTASIALEKVGQMESGQVVLVTAAAGGTGQFAVQLAKLAGNKVVATCGGKEKARLLKDLGVDRVIDYKTEDIKTVLKNEFPKGVDIVYESVGGDMFDMCLNALAIHGRLIVIGMISQYQGEHGWKPKNYPGLVEKLLTKSQSVAGFFLPQYSYLWKEHLARQFDLYSSGKLKVAIDPKRFLGLHSVPDAVEHLHSGRSSGKVVVCIDSTFEQQMAKL
- the LOC121212202 gene encoding probable quinone oxidoreductase isoform X1; protein product: MELKPGLSALVTGGASGIGKALCLALAAKGIFVTIVDFSEEKGKEVASLVEIENSKFHQNLGFPSAIFVKCDVTSLRDLNLAFEKHVSTYGGLDICINNAGIANTALFWKDQTDGTKTWKHTINVNLVAVIDCTRLAIKSMQALQKPGVIINMGSSAGLYPMYIDPIYSATKGGVVMFTRSLAPYRRQGIRVNVLCPEFVQTEMGEKAGAKYITLLGGYVQMENVVKGAFDLIMDESRAGSCLWITNRRGMEYWPGPAEEAKYLVLSSSSSRRKISFRAPLGAQLPQSFEKVVVHKLTHNFRDATHIVRTPLKLPIESGHVLLKIIYAGVNASDVNFSSGRYFLGNKKDLSSLLPFDAGFEAVGIIAAVGDSVSNLEVGTPAAIMVYGGYAEFMTVPSKHILPIGRPDPEVVAMLTSGLTASIALEKVGQMESGQVVLVTAAAGGTGQFAVQLAKLAGNKVVATCGGKEKARLLKDLGVDRVIDYKTEDIKTVLKNEFPKGVDIVYESVGGDMFDMCLNALAIHGRLIVIGMISQYQGEHGWKPKNYPGLVEKLLTKSQSVAGFFLPQYSYLWKEHLARQFDLYSSGKLKVAIDPKRFLGLHSVPDAVEHLHSGRSSGKVVVCIDSTFEQQMAKL
- the LOC121212202 gene encoding probable quinone oxidoreductase isoform X2 codes for the protein MELKPGLSALVTGGASGIGKALCLALAAKGIFVTIVDFSEEKGKEVASLVEIENSKFHQNLGFPSAIFVKCDVTSLNLNLAFEKHVSTYGGLDICINNAGIANTALFWKDQTDGTKTWKHTINVNLVAVIDCTRLAIKSMQALQKPGVIINMGSSAGLYPMYIDPIYSATKGGVVMFTRSLAPYRRQGIRVNVLCPEFVQTEMGEKAGAKYITLLGGYVQMENVVKGAFDLIMDESRAGSCLWITNRRGMEYWPGPAEEAKYLVLSSSSSRRKISFRAPLGAQLPQSFEKVVVHKLTHNFRDATHIVRTPLKLPIESGHVLLKIIYAGVNASDVNFSSGRYFLGNKKDLSSLLPFDAGFEAVGIIAAVGDSVSNLEVGTPAAIMVYGGYAEFMTVPSKHILPIGRPDPEVVAMLTSGLTASIALEKVGQMESGQVVLVTAAAGGTGQFAVQLAKLAGNKVVATCGGKEKARLLKDLGVDRVIDYKTEDIKTVLKNEFPKGVDIVYESVGGDMFDMCLNALAIHGRLIVIGMISQYQGEHGWKPKNYPGLVEKLLTKSQSVAGFFLPQYSYLWKEHLARQFDLYSSGKLKVAIDPKRFLGLHSVPDAVEHLHSGRSSGKVVVCIDSTFEQQMAKL
- the LOC121212261 gene encoding B3 domain-containing protein At3g19184 gives rise to the protein MVTLVDEEGEEFVTKYLADKTGLSGGWRGFSIDHNLVDGDALVFQLVAPTEFKVYIIRAYESDDNGGGEDEKGGEDGREEEKREDEKEEKRKDGDKEADVEPDVQNRRSKRIRARKW